A genomic stretch from Campylobacter lari subsp. concheus includes:
- the rpsE gene encoding 30S ribosomal protein S5 has protein sequence MEKYNREEFEEVIVDIGRVTKVVKGGRRFRFTALVIVGNRKGLVGVGYGKAKEVPDAIRKAVDDAFKNIVEVKTKGSTIPHDVEVKYNASRILLKPASEGTGVIAGGSTRPIVELAGIKDILTKSLGSNNSANVVRATIKALTMLKG, from the coding sequence ATGGAAAAATATAATAGAGAAGAATTTGAAGAAGTAATCGTCGATATCGGCAGGGTTACTAAGGTTGTTAAAGGTGGTAGAAGATTTAGATTTACTGCTTTAGTTATCGTTGGAAATAGAAAAGGTTTAGTTGGTGTGGGCTATGGAAAAGCTAAAGAAGTTCCAGATGCTATAAGAAAAGCAGTTGATGATGCTTTTAAAAATATTGTTGAAGTTAAAACAAAAGGTTCAACTATCCCTCATGATGTAGAAGTAAAATACAACGCAAGTAGAATTTTACTTAAACCAGCAAGCGAAGGTACAGGGGTTATTGCAGGTGGTTCGACACGTCCTATCGTGGAACTTGCAGGTATTAAAGACATTTTAACTAAGTCTTTAGGTTCAAATAATTCAGCAAATGTTGTGCGTGCTACTATCAAAGCACTTACAATGCTTAAAGGATAA
- the murI gene encoding glutamate racemase encodes MRLGVFDSGVGGLSVLKSLLQAKLFKEYIYYGDTARVPYGVKDKETIVKFSLEALEFFKEKKVDMLIIACNTVSAHALEILKTNAPFPVLGVIEAGVLAVKNSLEDKNSNILVIATQATVDSHAYKQALIKEGFLKVEEKATGLFVPMVEEGIFQGDFLKAAFEYYFNKLKFHPNALILACTHFPLIAHSLSEYFGKNTKLIHSGEAIALQLQQEFNLISIQEEANIEFYASSDVEKLKKIANLWL; translated from the coding sequence ATGAGACTAGGCGTTTTTGATAGCGGTGTAGGTGGGCTTAGTGTTTTAAAATCTTTACTTCAAGCAAAACTTTTTAAAGAATATATTTACTATGGGGATACTGCAAGAGTGCCTTATGGGGTTAAAGATAAAGAAACTATCGTTAAATTTTCCCTAGAAGCTTTAGAATTTTTCAAAGAAAAAAAAGTCGATATGCTTATTATTGCATGTAATACAGTTAGTGCGCATGCATTAGAAATTCTAAAAACAAATGCACCATTTCCGGTTCTTGGAGTTATAGAAGCAGGAGTTTTAGCGGTTAAAAACTCTTTAGAAGATAAAAACTCTAATATATTAGTCATTGCAACACAAGCTACCGTGGATTCTCACGCTTATAAACAAGCTTTAATTAAAGAAGGTTTTTTAAAAGTGGAAGAAAAAGCAACTGGGCTTTTTGTGCCTATGGTTGAAGAAGGGATTTTTCAAGGAGATTTTTTAAAAGCTGCTTTCGAGTATTATTTTAATAAGCTCAAATTTCATCCTAATGCTTTAATTTTAGCATGTACACATTTTCCCTTAATCGCTCATTCTTTGTCAGAATATTTTGGTAAAAACACAAAACTTATTCATTCGGGTGAGGCTATAGCTTTACAATTACAGCAAGAATTTAACTTAATATCAATCCAAGAAGAAGCTAATATCGAATTTTATGCTTCAAGTGATGTAGAAAAACTAAAAAAAATTGCAAATTTATGGCTTTAA
- the rplO gene encoding 50S ribosomal protein L15, with protein MNLTKAPGSTHKTKRIGRGQGSGMGKTSTKGGKGQTARKGYNEKRGFEGGQQPLQRRLPKVGFTSKFEKPYVINVEKITAIKELSEITFETINSIHKLSKNVNKVKLIGASAKDLASKIKDEKITFSGQK; from the coding sequence ATGAATTTAACAAAAGCACCAGGTTCAACACATAAAACCAAAAGAATAGGCCGTGGTCAAGGTAGTGGTATGGGTAAAACTTCTACTAAAGGTGGAAAAGGCCAAACTGCTAGAAAAGGTTATAATGAAAAAAGAGGTTTTGAAGGGGGTCAACAACCACTTCAAAGACGTTTACCAAAAGTAGGCTTTACTTCTAAATTTGAAAAACCTTATGTGATTAATGTTGAAAAAATCACAGCAATCAAAGAGCTTAGCGAAATTACTTTTGAAACAATTAATAGTATTCATAAACTTTCAAAAAATGTAAATAAAGTTAAGCTTATTGGAGCAAGCGCTAAAGATCTTGCTAGTAAAATTAAAGACGAGAAGATCACTTTTAGCGGACAAAAATAA
- the rplR gene encoding 50S ribosomal protein L18 — protein sequence MRANVLKRKISLRIKRKKRIRAKISGTQALPRVSVFKSNRTLYIQAIDDVKAVTLAAVDGRKIGVKANKEGAKKIAAEFAKVLKAKNIEEAVFDRNGYLYHGVIAALAEALRENGIKL from the coding sequence ATGAGAGCAAATGTATTAAAAAGAAAAATATCTTTAAGAATTAAAAGAAAAAAAAGAATTAGAGCAAAAATTTCAGGAACACAAGCTCTTCCAAGAGTTTCTGTTTTTAAATCAAACAGAACTTTATATATCCAAGCTATCGATGATGTTAAAGCAGTAACTTTAGCAGCAGTAGATGGAAGAAAAATTGGTGTTAAAGCAAATAAAGAAGGCGCTAAAAAAATAGCAGCTGAATTTGCAAAAGTTTTAAAAGCTAAAAACATAGAAGAAGCAGTGTTTGATAGAAATGGTTATTTATACCATGGTGTGATTGCAGCATTAGCTGAAGCACTAAGAGAAAACGGAATCAAACTATAA
- the secY gene encoding preprotein translocase subunit SecY → MNKTLTNKILITLAFLFAYRILAYVPVPGVNVSVIKEFFDSNASNALGLFNMFSGGAAERLSIISLGIMPYITASIIMELLAATFPNIGKMKKERDGMQKYMQIIRYATIAITLIQSIGVSIGLQSLHGKAGQSAIMIDMNTFIALSAVSMLAGTMLLMWIGEQITQRGIGNGISLIIFGGIVSTIPGAISGTVNLVNTGEMNFLTIIAILVVILLTIWAIIVVELGERRIPISYSRKVIMQNQNKRIMNYIPIKINLSGVIPPIFASAILMFPSTILQTSTNEYVLKIYDFLNPNGFFFHILTFLLVIFFAYFYASIVFNAKDIAENLKRQGGFIPGIRPGEGTANYLNEVASRLTLSGSIYLGLVATLPWLIVKLFGVPFYFGGTSVLIVVQVALDTMRKIEAQIYMNKYQTLSAVGL, encoded by the coding sequence ATGAATAAAACATTGACAAATAAAATTCTCATAACATTGGCTTTTTTATTCGCTTATAGAATATTAGCTTATGTTCCAGTTCCGGGGGTTAATGTCAGTGTTATCAAGGAATTTTTTGATTCTAATGCATCTAATGCATTAGGCTTGTTTAATATGTTTAGCGGGGGTGCTGCTGAAAGACTTAGCATCATCTCTCTAGGCATTATGCCTTATATTACTGCTTCGATTATTATGGAGCTTTTAGCGGCAACTTTTCCTAATATAGGAAAAATGAAAAAAGAACGCGATGGTATGCAAAAATATATGCAAATTATCCGTTATGCTACTATAGCTATCACTTTGATACAAAGTATAGGCGTTTCTATAGGCTTACAAAGTCTTCATGGAAAAGCAGGTCAATCAGCTATTATGATTGATATGAATACTTTTATCGCACTTTCTGCTGTTTCTATGCTTGCAGGTACCATGCTTTTGATGTGGATAGGTGAGCAAATCACTCAACGCGGTATAGGAAATGGTATTTCTTTAATTATCTTTGGTGGTATTGTTTCTACAATTCCAGGTGCAATTAGTGGAACAGTAAATTTGGTAAATACAGGCGAGATGAATTTCTTGACTATCATTGCCATTTTAGTTGTAATTTTACTTACTATTTGGGCTATTATAGTAGTAGAACTTGGAGAAAGAAGAATTCCTATTTCTTACTCAAGAAAAGTAATCATGCAAAATCAAAATAAACGCATTATGAATTATATACCTATTAAGATCAACTTAAGTGGTGTTATTCCTCCTATTTTTGCAAGTGCGATTTTGATGTTTCCAAGTACTATTTTACAAACAAGTACAAATGAATATGTGTTAAAAATTTATGACTTTTTAAATCCAAATGGATTTTTCTTTCATATTTTAACATTCTTACTTGTTATTTTCTTTGCGTATTTTTATGCATCAATTGTATTTAACGCAAAAGATATAGCCGAAAATCTTAAAAGACAAGGTGGTTTCATACCAGGTATTAGACCAGGTGAAGGAACTGCAAATTATCTTAATGAAGTAGCATCAAGACTTACCTTGTCAGGTTCTATTTATTTAGGGCTTGTAGCTACATTACCATGGCTTATTGTGAAGTTGTTTGGTGTACCTTTTTATTTTGGTGGAACTTCTGTTTTGATTGTGGTTCAAGTAGCACTTGATACAATGAGAAAAATTGAAGCCCAAATTTATATGAATAAATACCAAACTTTAAGTGCAGTAGGCTTATAA